One genomic region from Jiangella sp. DSM 45060 encodes:
- a CDS encoding glycosyltransferase family 4 protein — MHSPETLVESRPLRVVLLNWRDTTHPEGGGSERYVENVAAGLAAAGHDVTFFCAAHPGAPKVERRDGYRIVRRGGKFTVYAHAVRMLASGALGRPDVIVDVQNGIPFWSRLAVRCPVVVLVHHVHREQWGVVYGRATARLGWWLESRLAPRVYRDSRYVTVSEITRTELAALGVGPGRVDVVHNGTAPAPATTTQRSDQPRICVLGRLVPHKRVEHALQVAARLRASRPGLRVSVIGDGWWSDRLTAEAKRLGVDDITDFLGFVDERAKHAELARSWLMLAPSVKEGWGLTVVEAAQHQVPTIGYRNAGGLAESIVDGATGLLADDLDGLTAATDELLGDGVRRTALGRAAAARAATFTWDQTVRSWDALLRRTVAEEAAERSARRVAAVTSGVALDPHRVPVMAEAGPFFRQS; from the coding sequence GTGCATTCTCCAGAGACGCTGGTCGAGTCGCGCCCATTGCGCGTCGTGCTGCTCAACTGGCGCGACACCACCCACCCGGAGGGTGGCGGCTCTGAACGCTACGTGGAGAACGTCGCCGCGGGCCTGGCCGCCGCCGGGCACGACGTGACGTTCTTCTGTGCGGCCCATCCGGGCGCGCCGAAGGTGGAGCGGCGCGACGGCTACCGGATCGTCCGGCGCGGCGGGAAGTTCACCGTTTACGCGCACGCGGTCCGGATGCTGGCCAGCGGGGCACTCGGACGGCCCGACGTGATCGTCGATGTGCAGAACGGCATCCCGTTCTGGAGCCGCCTGGCCGTCCGGTGCCCCGTGGTCGTCCTCGTCCACCACGTCCACCGCGAGCAGTGGGGGGTCGTCTACGGCCGCGCCACCGCCCGCCTGGGCTGGTGGCTGGAGTCCCGGCTCGCGCCCCGCGTCTACCGCGACTCCCGTTACGTCACCGTCTCGGAGATCACCCGGACGGAACTCGCCGCGCTCGGGGTCGGTCCCGGGCGAGTGGACGTCGTCCACAACGGCACCGCGCCGGCACCGGCCACCACGACGCAGCGCTCTGACCAGCCGCGTATCTGCGTCCTCGGCCGCCTGGTGCCGCACAAGCGGGTCGAACACGCCCTCCAGGTCGCGGCCCGGCTCCGCGCGAGCCGGCCGGGCCTGCGGGTCAGCGTCATCGGCGACGGCTGGTGGTCGGACCGCCTGACGGCCGAGGCGAAGCGGCTGGGCGTCGACGACATCACCGACTTCCTCGGCTTCGTCGACGAGCGGGCCAAGCACGCCGAGCTGGCCCGCAGCTGGCTCATGCTGGCGCCGTCGGTGAAGGAGGGCTGGGGGCTGACCGTCGTCGAGGCGGCTCAGCACCAGGTGCCCACCATCGGCTACCGCAACGCGGGCGGCCTGGCCGAGTCGATCGTCGACGGCGCCACCGGCCTGCTCGCCGACGACCTCGACGGCCTCACCGCGGCCACCGACGAGCTGCTCGGCGACGGCGTCCGCCGCACCGCGCTGGGCCGTGCGGCCGCCGCCCGCGCCGCCACGTTCACGTGGGACCAGACGGTCCGCTCGTGGGACGCGCTGCTGCGCCGCACCGTCGCCGAGGAGGCCGCCGAGCGGTCCGCTCGCCGGGTCGCCGCGGTCACGTCCGGCGTCGCGCTGGACCCGCACCGGGTGCCGGTCATGGCCGAGGCGGGTCCGTTCTTCCGCCAGTCGTGA
- a CDS encoding class I SAM-dependent methyltransferase: MLDVGGGPGYFRAAFGRVGARYVSVDSDLGELSARGRPEPGTVMGSGMALPIRDAAADVCYSSNVLEHVPDPWTMAEEMLRVTRPGGIVYLSFTVWLSPWGGHETAPWHYLGGESAARRYRRRHGHEPKNRFGASLFPVSVADALLWARHTPHGELLDAFPRYHPWWARGVVRVPGLRELATWNLAVVLRRR; this comes from the coding sequence GTGCTCGATGTCGGCGGCGGCCCGGGCTATTTCCGGGCCGCGTTCGGCCGGGTCGGCGCCCGGTACGTCTCCGTCGACAGCGACCTCGGCGAGTTGTCCGCCCGCGGCCGTCCCGAGCCGGGCACCGTCATGGGCAGCGGCATGGCGTTGCCGATCCGCGACGCCGCCGCCGACGTCTGCTACTCGTCGAACGTCCTCGAGCACGTCCCCGACCCGTGGACGATGGCCGAGGAGATGCTGCGCGTGACCCGGCCGGGCGGCATCGTCTACCTCTCGTTCACCGTCTGGCTGTCGCCGTGGGGCGGACACGAGACCGCGCCGTGGCACTACCTCGGCGGCGAGTCGGCCGCCCGCCGGTACCGGCGCCGGCACGGGCACGAGCCGAAGAACCGCTTCGGCGCCAGCCTGTTCCCGGTCTCCGTCGCCGACGCGCTGCTGTGGGCCCGGCACACGCCGCACGGCGAGCTGCTCGACGCGTTCCCGCGCTACCACCCGTGGTGGGCGCGCGGCGTCGTCCGGGTGCCCGGCCTGCGCGAGCTGGCGACGTGGAACCTCGCGGTGGTGCTGCGCCGCCGATGA
- a CDS encoding alpha-(1->3)-arabinofuranosyltransferase: MTAHRSAPRRRLPAWRVQLVVCCLGLVALAFRQAPGQIVPDTKLDLTADPGGFLQRALHLWEPAAAFGQLQNQAYGYLWPMGPLHLAGDVAGLPAWAVQRLWWSLILVAAFLGVVKLAGELGVGRSWTRLLGGLVYALAPRILVSLGAVSVEAWPTALAPWALLPLVRAWRGGPVVRNAALSAIAVLCMGGVNAAATAAAVVPAGLWLLLAPHWPGRWRFAAWWVGCCAAVTVWWWVPLLLLGSHSPPFLDWIETAGNTTQHTSLIEVLRGNDHWLSYLSVAGGPQWPAGWLLASEPVLILHTVLIAAIGLGGLARRDMPGRRVLLTGAVAGLALVSAGYLGAAAGPLAGTVRELLDGPLAPFRNVHKFDVVLRLPLALGLAHALAMLRVPAISVRRFRVLVVGLAVVVIAGVATPALAGRLPQAGSYDAIPDYWHEASDWLDENAGTGRALLVPGTSFAEYTWGAPRDEPLQALGDTPWAVRDSVPLSSAGNIRLLDAVEARLAAGEGGAGVVDALRRAGVSHLVVRNDLDRSRTDAPRAALVHQAIADLPGAERVATFGPRTGASDDPGASSDSRLDVRYPAVEVYAIADPESEEHRVAAYPLDGTLRMSGGPESLLTAGDAGLLDGRAAFVAGDGAGIADPHPVPVVTDGLRRRAVWFGASRDNVTEVLRAGEDGGLGRVVRDFLPVEDPARETVAVVSGVADVTASSSGADPRATMARGAENSPWAAVDGDLGTSWVSGEYGSAAGQWLELTFDEPRRVPSVELTPLTGGPVSAPMRRVAVQTDTGILESDLSPADGAQVLAVPSGETTTLRVSVVAVGEGTVSGVGIRELAVPDLKVLRTLAAPAVTAADLGGPASGEPAPATLVFAVADGRRGECVATTSGDARVARCAGQLARPGEENRDLRRSTELAAAAEYEAELTARPRPGRSLEELLAPDTDGIVATASSRAVTDPLGRPQAAVDRDPGTGWVAAPDDEEPSLTLTWGPRRTVEGLRLEVEPWLAASRPSLVEVRAGETRFQTGVDGDGVVTFPEPVRTDELTVTIVEVAEVEDRDPAFGLRSVLPPGVSEVEVLGADDLRLPVDESRPVVIACGDGPALDVGGSTVTTRVETTVGDLLRGRRLDVLPCGDGSGPVALDAGAVDVVVRATGALRPESATLRPVDAPPEPPPSLAVTVQTWDAAEREVVVPARDEPAVLAVTENLNTGWQASLNGESLEPVRLDGWAQGFVLPVGAAGVVELTYAPDRPYRWALLAGLGAVLVVGVLAWRGTRVPAAPSSVPPQRVPSEAAGSGSGGGRRKRRTVPLSAGAPVPLRAPVAARPLARHRRQRAAPIILLGAAVLVLLGGAAGLAAAAVGTVVLLAGPGRPRLTRLAPALAAGAVLLAGIVVALRPWPGPSPGAHSGLAQGLVLIAIALAVIGSVAWQRPGTVPEDDEFVRIDAMLDPEAGYGTVVPEHRRDSTWTSASTERRSRSSSRTRGSSRSS, encoded by the coding sequence ATGACCGCACACAGAAGCGCGCCGCGCCGCCGCCTGCCGGCGTGGCGGGTCCAGCTCGTCGTCTGCTGCCTCGGGCTGGTCGCCCTGGCGTTCCGGCAGGCGCCCGGGCAGATCGTCCCGGACACCAAGCTCGACCTCACCGCCGACCCGGGCGGGTTCCTGCAGCGCGCGCTGCACCTGTGGGAGCCGGCCGCCGCGTTCGGGCAGCTGCAGAACCAGGCCTACGGCTACCTGTGGCCGATGGGCCCGCTGCACCTGGCCGGCGACGTCGCCGGGCTGCCCGCGTGGGCCGTGCAGCGGCTCTGGTGGTCGCTGATCCTGGTCGCGGCGTTCCTCGGCGTCGTGAAGCTGGCCGGCGAGCTGGGCGTCGGCCGGTCCTGGACCCGGCTGCTCGGCGGGCTGGTGTACGCGCTGGCGCCGCGGATCCTGGTGTCGCTCGGCGCGGTGTCGGTCGAGGCGTGGCCGACGGCGCTGGCGCCGTGGGCGCTGCTCCCGCTGGTGCGGGCCTGGCGCGGCGGGCCGGTCGTGCGCAACGCGGCGCTGTCCGCCATCGCCGTCCTCTGCATGGGTGGCGTCAACGCGGCCGCGACCGCCGCCGCCGTCGTGCCCGCCGGGCTGTGGCTGCTGCTGGCGCCGCACTGGCCCGGCCGGTGGCGGTTCGCGGCGTGGTGGGTGGGCTGCTGCGCGGCCGTGACGGTGTGGTGGTGGGTGCCGCTGCTGCTGCTCGGGTCGCACAGCCCGCCGTTCCTCGACTGGATCGAGACCGCCGGCAACACCACCCAGCACACCTCGCTGATCGAGGTGCTGCGCGGCAACGACCATTGGCTGTCCTACCTCTCCGTCGCCGGCGGGCCGCAGTGGCCGGCCGGCTGGCTGCTGGCCAGCGAGCCGGTGCTGATCCTGCACACGGTGCTGATCGCGGCGATCGGGCTGGGCGGGCTGGCGCGGCGGGACATGCCCGGGCGGCGGGTGTTGCTGACCGGCGCGGTGGCCGGGCTGGCGCTGGTGTCGGCGGGCTACCTGGGCGCGGCGGCCGGCCCGCTGGCGGGGACGGTGCGCGAGCTGCTCGACGGCCCGCTCGCGCCGTTCCGCAACGTGCACAAGTTCGACGTCGTGCTGCGGCTGCCGCTCGCGCTCGGGCTGGCGCACGCGCTGGCGATGCTGCGGGTGCCGGCCATCTCGGTGCGCCGGTTCCGCGTGCTCGTCGTCGGGCTCGCGGTGGTGGTGATCGCCGGGGTGGCGACGCCCGCGCTGGCCGGACGGCTGCCGCAGGCGGGCTCGTACGACGCGATCCCGGACTACTGGCACGAGGCGTCGGACTGGCTGGACGAGAACGCCGGCACCGGGCGGGCGCTGCTCGTGCCGGGCACGTCGTTCGCCGAGTACACGTGGGGAGCGCCGCGCGACGAGCCGCTGCAGGCGCTGGGCGACACCCCGTGGGCGGTGCGCGACTCCGTCCCGCTGTCGTCGGCGGGCAACATCAGGCTGCTGGACGCGGTCGAGGCGCGGCTCGCGGCCGGCGAGGGCGGCGCCGGTGTCGTCGACGCGTTGCGCCGCGCGGGCGTCAGCCACCTCGTCGTCCGCAACGACCTCGACCGGTCGCGCACCGACGCGCCGCGCGCCGCGCTCGTCCACCAGGCCATCGCGGACCTCCCCGGCGCCGAGCGGGTCGCGACGTTCGGCCCGAGGACCGGTGCCTCCGACGATCCCGGCGCCTCCTCGGACTCCCGGCTGGACGTGCGGTACCCGGCGGTGGAGGTCTACGCGATCGCCGACCCAGAGAGCGAGGAGCACCGCGTCGCTGCCTACCCGCTGGACGGCACGCTGCGGATGTCCGGCGGGCCGGAGTCGCTGCTGACGGCGGGCGACGCCGGGCTGCTGGACGGCCGGGCGGCGTTCGTGGCCGGCGACGGCGCCGGCATCGCCGACCCGCACCCGGTGCCCGTCGTCACCGACGGCCTGCGCCGGCGGGCCGTCTGGTTCGGCGCCAGCCGCGACAACGTCACCGAGGTGCTGCGGGCGGGGGAGGACGGCGGACTGGGCCGGGTGGTGCGCGACTTCCTGCCCGTCGAGGATCCCGCGCGCGAGACCGTCGCCGTCGTCTCCGGCGTCGCGGACGTCACGGCGTCGTCGTCCGGCGCCGATCCGCGGGCCACCATGGCGCGCGGCGCCGAGAACTCGCCGTGGGCCGCCGTCGACGGCGACCTCGGCACCAGCTGGGTGTCGGGGGAGTACGGCAGCGCTGCCGGGCAGTGGCTGGAGCTCACCTTCGACGAGCCGCGCCGCGTCCCGTCCGTCGAGCTGACGCCGCTCACCGGCGGCCCGGTCAGCGCGCCGATGCGGCGCGTCGCCGTCCAGACCGACACCGGGATCCTGGAGAGCGACCTGAGCCCCGCCGACGGCGCGCAGGTGCTGGCCGTCCCGTCCGGCGAGACCACCACGCTGCGGGTGAGCGTCGTCGCCGTCGGCGAGGGCACCGTCAGCGGCGTCGGGATCCGCGAGCTGGCCGTCCCGGACCTGAAGGTGCTCCGGACGCTGGCGGCGCCGGCCGTCACGGCGGCCGACCTCGGCGGCCCGGCGTCCGGCGAGCCGGCGCCGGCCACGCTCGTCTTCGCCGTCGCCGACGGCCGCCGCGGCGAGTGCGTCGCCACCACGTCCGGCGACGCCCGCGTCGCCCGGTGCGCCGGACAGCTGGCCCGGCCCGGCGAGGAGAACCGCGACCTGCGCCGCAGTACCGAGCTGGCCGCCGCCGCGGAGTACGAGGCGGAGCTGACGGCGCGGCCGCGGCCCGGCCGGTCGCTGGAGGAGCTGCTCGCGCCCGACACCGACGGCATCGTCGCGACCGCCAGTTCGCGGGCCGTCACCGACCCGCTCGGCCGTCCCCAGGCCGCCGTCGACCGCGACCCCGGCACCGGCTGGGTCGCGGCGCCCGACGACGAGGAGCCGTCGCTGACGCTCACCTGGGGGCCGCGGCGCACCGTCGAGGGGCTGCGGCTGGAGGTCGAGCCGTGGCTCGCGGCGTCGCGGCCCAGCCTGGTCGAGGTGCGGGCCGGCGAGACGCGGTTCCAGACGGGCGTCGACGGCGACGGCGTCGTCACGTTCCCCGAGCCGGTGCGCACCGACGAGCTGACCGTCACGATCGTCGAGGTCGCCGAGGTCGAGGACCGCGACCCGGCGTTCGGTCTGCGCTCCGTGCTGCCGCCCGGCGTGTCCGAGGTCGAGGTGCTCGGCGCCGACGACCTGCGGCTGCCGGTCGACGAGTCGCGCCCGGTCGTCATCGCGTGCGGCGACGGGCCGGCCCTGGACGTCGGCGGGTCGACGGTGACCACGCGGGTCGAGACCACCGTGGGTGACCTCCTGCGCGGGCGGCGGCTGGACGTGCTCCCGTGCGGCGACGGGTCCGGGCCGGTGGCCCTGGACGCCGGCGCCGTGGACGTCGTCGTCCGCGCGACGGGTGCGCTGCGGCCGGAGTCGGCGACGCTGCGGCCGGTCGACGCGCCCCCGGAGCCGCCGCCGTCGCTCGCCGTCACGGTCCAGACCTGGGACGCGGCGGAGCGCGAGGTCGTCGTGCCGGCCCGCGACGAGCCCGCCGTCCTCGCCGTCACCGAGAACCTCAATACCGGCTGGCAGGCCAGTCTCAACGGCGAGTCGCTGGAGCCGGTGCGGCTGGACGGCTGGGCGCAGGGGTTCGTGCTGCCGGTCGGCGCGGCCGGGGTGGTCGAGCTGACGTACGCGCCGGACCGGCCGTACCGGTGGGCGCTGCTGGCCGGGCTCGGCGCCGTGCTGGTGGTCGGTGTCCTGGCCTGGCGGGGCACCCGGGTGCCGGCGGCGCCGTCGTCCGTGCCGCCGCAGCGGGTGCCGAGCGAGGCCGCCGGGTCCGGTTCCGGGGGAGGACGGCGGAAGCGGCGGACGGTGCCGCTGTCGGCAGGCGCGCCGGTGCCGTTGCGAGCACCGGTGGCGGCGCGACCTCTGGCCCGGCACCGCCGGCAGCGGGCCGCGCCGATCATCCTGCTCGGCGCCGCCGTCCTGGTCCTGCTCGGCGGGGCCGCCGGGCTGGCCGCGGCCGCCGTCGGCACCGTCGTGCTGCTCGCCGGACCGGGCCGCCCCCGGCTGACCCGGCTCGCGCCCGCGCTGGCCGCCGGCGCCGTCCTGCTCGCCGGCATCGTCGTCGCGCTGCGACCGTGGCCCGGCCCGTCGCCCGGCGCCCACTCGGGGCTCGCGCAGGGGCTGGTGCTGATCGCGATCGCCCTCGCCGTCATCGGCTCGGTCGCCTGGCAGCGGCCCGGCACCGTTCCCGAGGACGACGAATTCGTCCGGATCGACGCCATGCTCGACCCCGAGGCTGGGTACGGGACGGTCGTACCCGAGCACAGGAGGGATTCGACATGGACGAGCGCATCGACGGAACGAAGGTCGCGGTCCTCGTCGCGAACGAGGGGGTCGAGCAGGTCGAGCTGA
- a CDS encoding type 1 glutamine amidotransferase domain-containing protein: MDERIDGTKVAVLVANEGVEQVELTEPWQAIQDAGGRPSLIAPQPGEALAFNHLDKGDSFQVDRAIGEADPDDYDALLLPGGVANPDQLRTSPEAVAFVRAFFAAGKPVAAICHAPWTLVEADVVRGRTLTSWPSLRTDLRNAGATWVDEEVVTDNGLVTSRKPDDLPAFCAKMLEEFAEGRHPAQSTSVS, encoded by the coding sequence ATGGACGAGCGCATCGACGGAACGAAGGTCGCGGTCCTCGTCGCGAACGAGGGGGTCGAGCAGGTCGAGCTGACCGAGCCCTGGCAGGCGATCCAGGACGCCGGCGGCCGGCCGTCGCTGATCGCGCCGCAGCCGGGAGAGGCGCTGGCCTTCAACCACCTGGACAAGGGCGACTCCTTCCAGGTCGACCGCGCCATCGGCGAGGCCGACCCGGACGACTACGACGCGCTGCTGCTGCCGGGCGGCGTCGCCAACCCCGACCAGCTGCGCACGTCGCCCGAGGCGGTGGCGTTCGTCAGGGCGTTCTTCGCCGCCGGCAAGCCGGTCGCCGCGATCTGCCACGCCCCGTGGACGCTGGTCGAGGCCGACGTCGTCCGCGGCCGCACGCTGACGTCCTGGCCCAGCCTGCGGACCGACCTCCGCAACGCCGGCGCCACCTGGGTCGACGAGGAGGTCGTCACCGACAACGGCCTGGTCACCAGCCGCAAGCCCGACGACCTGCCCGCGTTCTGCGCGAAGATGCTCGAGGAGTTCGCGGAGGGCCGCCACCCCGCCCAGTCCACGTCCGTCTCGTGA
- a CDS encoding TIGR03557 family F420-dependent LLM class oxidoreductase gives MTPQYWVQLATEQFGPASLVDQATAAERAGFDAVTLSDHFQPWWEPGESPQAWVVLGAIAQATSRVPLGTGVTAPVFRYNPAVVAQAFATLEALAPGRAFLGIGSGESLNETPCGMNWPPPDEQLDRMGEALEIITGLLDGDRMDVDGQWFRTVDALLHTLPDRRVPVYVSAFGPQAAGLAARYGDGLWTLAKPDQAPAIIEAYRAACDDLGQAPGEIILQTGFSWAPDDSTALESARVWKGAQPPEHFSGDWHDPAAMYRHGEDTISDQEFAAGFILASDPEVHVERIREVAKLGATVVCLQNTSGADPVAALDVYGERVLPALRAA, from the coding sequence GTGACGCCGCAGTACTGGGTCCAGCTGGCCACCGAGCAGTTCGGCCCGGCGTCCCTGGTCGACCAGGCGACGGCGGCCGAACGGGCCGGCTTCGACGCCGTCACCCTCAGCGACCACTTCCAGCCCTGGTGGGAGCCGGGGGAGTCGCCGCAGGCGTGGGTGGTGCTCGGCGCCATCGCGCAGGCGACCTCGCGGGTCCCGCTGGGCACCGGCGTGACCGCCCCGGTCTTCCGGTACAACCCGGCCGTCGTGGCGCAGGCGTTCGCGACGCTCGAGGCGCTCGCGCCCGGGCGGGCTTTCCTCGGCATCGGGTCGGGGGAGAGCCTCAACGAGACGCCGTGCGGCATGAACTGGCCGCCGCCGGACGAGCAGCTGGACCGCATGGGGGAAGCACTCGAGATCATCACCGGGCTTCTGGACGGCGACCGCATGGACGTCGACGGCCAGTGGTTCCGGACCGTGGACGCCCTGCTGCACACGCTGCCGGACCGGCGGGTGCCCGTCTACGTCTCCGCGTTCGGGCCGCAGGCGGCCGGGCTGGCCGCCCGCTACGGCGACGGCCTCTGGACGCTGGCGAAGCCCGACCAGGCGCCGGCGATCATCGAGGCGTACCGCGCGGCCTGCGACGACCTCGGCCAGGCGCCCGGCGAGATCATCCTGCAGACCGGGTTCTCCTGGGCGCCGGACGATTCCACCGCGCTCGAGTCCGCGCGCGTGTGGAAGGGTGCCCAGCCGCCCGAACACTTCTCCGGCGACTGGCACGACCCCGCCGCCATGTACCGCCACGGCGAGGACACCATCTCGGACCAGGAGTTCGCGGCCGGTTTCATCCTCGCGTCCGACCCCGAGGTCCACGTCGAGCGGATCCGGGAGGTCGCGAAACTCGGCGCCACGGTCGTCTGCCTGCAGAACACCTCCGGTGCCGATCCGGTCGCCGCGCTCGACGTCTACGGAGAGCGGGTGCTGCCCGCGCTGCGAGCGGCGTGA
- a CDS encoding porin PorA family protein, producing MRRSIGLVLVGLGVLMLVLAPLSRWYAYPRLAVVSNDVAERVSAGNAVTVLDLGAVVRQDAEIERVTDVRSVRRIIPDQGDSTGDTAVWDTSVTTFDEAGAGATPEENVLSYFEERVAFDRHTADSVDGHDQYYTPTGESADRVDVDHEGYYFKLPFGTEQRSYPFWDSTIQDTRPMEFQNETTLEGLTVYVFEQVVEPTPVSALEIPGALFGQAGSIVADRIYSNTRTIWVEPRTGAIIKGQEEQDSYLDFEGTRGPTIVQGTLAYTDAQVSANVDEYAPSADRLGLVRDTLPVAAAAAGLVFVVAGLLLARRGSYHGKRRSPGAEEDGPAGSAGGPTGFASGAEVAGVVARPAEERTPLQQRPRDPEPARSLFERPRYEAPQLSPYGGPRREPASSPHPYDDGQARFEQPPWSQDAAEQQFADQSFADPAAEPLPPEEPPAAYAEEPRLHFETAPGAGVAAAADHSAPFLHDEPRAYPDHASHTNHAGHDASRYADSGDPAVSRYAAPADHSGRPAYADPADAGAPQYADSADPAVSRYAAPADHTGRPAYADPADAGAPQYADSADPAVSRYAAPADHTGRPAYVDPADAGAPQYATPADDAGQFVQADHLSAEPLSPQSSDQDARQAAEQRSPLPRRRPQSGAVRPPVGRAQAQGQSAQSLLGQSPTSPLTPAQPHDDHAESAARNISAAGPATSADPALYAGHAESATHATAAGPATSAEPATSAGYATSAGHAASAGAATSAGQGDAGTSGGSAELEQARADLARLEQARAELARFAQEHPDLATEPTAPTPDPAGAAAHTATQAHPAAGPTGDATAGDAADHATAPATRPATDHPAADPDLVQPAAATPEPKPAAPAQGRRRARDDDALFDEFDEDGQSAGSLHRY from the coding sequence ATGCGGCGCAGTATCGGCCTGGTCCTGGTGGGACTGGGTGTGTTGATGTTGGTGCTCGCGCCACTGTCCCGCTGGTACGCCTACCCGCGGCTGGCGGTCGTCTCCAACGACGTCGCCGAGCGGGTGTCGGCCGGCAACGCCGTCACCGTGCTCGACCTCGGCGCCGTCGTGCGTCAGGACGCCGAGATCGAGCGGGTCACCGACGTCCGCTCCGTCCGCCGGATCATCCCCGACCAGGGCGACAGCACCGGCGACACCGCCGTGTGGGACACCAGCGTCACCACGTTCGACGAGGCCGGCGCCGGCGCCACGCCCGAGGAGAACGTGCTCTCGTACTTCGAGGAGCGGGTCGCGTTCGACCGCCACACCGCCGACTCCGTCGACGGCCACGACCAGTACTACACGCCCACCGGCGAGTCCGCCGACCGCGTCGACGTCGACCACGAGGGCTACTACTTCAAGCTGCCGTTCGGCACCGAGCAGCGGTCGTACCCGTTCTGGGACTCCACCATCCAGGACACCCGGCCCATGGAGTTCCAGAACGAGACCACCCTCGAAGGCCTCACCGTCTACGTCTTCGAGCAGGTCGTCGAGCCGACGCCGGTGTCGGCGCTGGAGATTCCCGGCGCCCTCTTCGGCCAGGCCGGCTCGATCGTCGCCGACCGCATCTACAGCAACACCCGCACCATCTGGGTCGAGCCGCGCACCGGCGCCATCATCAAGGGCCAGGAGGAGCAGGACTCCTACCTCGACTTCGAGGGCACCCGCGGCCCGACGATCGTCCAGGGCACCCTCGCCTACACCGACGCCCAGGTCAGCGCCAACGTCGACGAGTACGCGCCCAGCGCCGACCGCCTCGGCCTCGTCCGCGACACCCTGCCCGTCGCCGCTGCCGCCGCCGGCCTCGTCTTCGTCGTGGCCGGCCTGCTGCTCGCCCGCCGCGGCTCCTACCACGGCAAGCGGCGCTCGCCCGGCGCCGAGGAGGACGGTCCCGCCGGTTCGGCCGGCGGCCCGACCGGGTTCGCCTCCGGGGCGGAAGTGGCCGGGGTCGTGGCGCGGCCGGCGGAGGAGCGGACGCCGCTGCAGCAGCGCCCGCGCGACCCGGAGCCGGCGCGGTCCCTCTTCGAGCGGCCGCGGTACGAGGCGCCCCAGCTCTCCCCGTACGGCGGTCCCCGCCGCGAGCCGGCCTCCTCGCCCCACCCCTACGACGACGGCCAGGCCCGCTTCGAGCAGCCGCCGTGGTCCCAGGACGCCGCGGAGCAGCAGTTCGCCGACCAGTCGTTCGCCGACCCGGCGGCCGAGCCCCTGCCGCCCGAGGAGCCGCCGGCCGCCTACGCCGAGGAGCCGCGTCTGCACTTCGAGACCGCTCCCGGCGCCGGGGTCGCGGCCGCCGCCGACCACTCGGCGCCCTTCCTCCACGACGAACCGCGGGCGTACCCGGACCACGCGAGCCACACGAACCACGCCGGCCACGACGCCTCGCGGTACGCCGACTCGGGGGATCCCGCCGTCTCGCGGTACGCCGCTCCGGCCGACCACAGCGGCCGACCGGCGTACGCGGATCCGGCAGACGCCGGCGCCCCGCAGTACGCCGACTCGGCGGATCCCGCCGTCTCGCGGTACGCCGCCCCGGCCGACCACACCGGCCGACCGGCGTACGCGGATCCGGCAGACGCTGGCGCCCCGCAGTACGCCGACTCGGCGGATCCCGCCGTCTCGCGGTACGCCGCCCCGGCCGACCACACCGGCCGACCGGCGTACGTGGATCCGGCAGACGCCGGCGCCCCGCAGTACGCCACCCCGGCGGACGATGCCGGCCAGTTCGTCCAGGCCGATCACCTGTCGGCCGAGCCGCTGTCGCCGCAGTCGTCCGATCAGGACGCGCGCCAGGCCGCGGAGCAGCGATCTCCGCTGCCGCGCCGGCGTCCGCAGTCCGGTGCCGTCCGGCCGCCGGTGGGCCGGGCGCAGGCGCAGGGACAGTCGGCACAGTCGTTGCTCGGCCAGTCGCCGACCAGCCCGCTCACCCCCGCCCAGCCCCACGACGATCACGCCGAATCCGCCGCCCGCAACATCAGCGCCGCCGGCCCTGCCACGTCAGCCGACCCCGCCCTGTATGCCGGTCACGCCGAGTCCGCCACCCACGCCACCGCGGCCGGCCCTGCCACGTCCGCCGAGCCCGCCACCTCCGCCGGCTACGCCACCTCCGCCGGCCACGCCGCATCGGCTGGCGCCGCCACTTCCGCCGGCCAGGGCGACGCCGGCACGTCGGGCGGGTCGGCCGAGCTGGAGCAGGCGCGCGCCGACCTCGCCCGCCTCGAACAGGCCCGCGCCGAGCTGGCCCGGTTCGCTCAGGAGCACCCCGACCTCGCCACCGAGCCGACCGCCCCCACCCCCGACCCGGCCGGCGCCGCAGCCCACACGGCGACCCAGGCCCACCCCGCGGCCGGCCCCACAGGCGACGCCACAGCAGGCGACGCGGCCGACCACGCAACCGCCCCCGCGACCCGGCCCGCGACCGACCACCCGGCCGCCGACCCGGACCTCGTCCAGCCGGCGGCCGCCACCCCCGAGCCGAAGCCCGCCGCCCCGGCGCAAGGCCGCCGCCGCGCCCGCGACGACGACGCACTGTTCGACGAGTTCGACGAGGACGGTCAGTCCGCGGGCAGCCTGCACCGCTACTGA